A genomic region of Sulfurimonas hongkongensis contains the following coding sequences:
- a CDS encoding AAA family ATPase: MRETIIGQIDRILFEDDGFFIATLKSKEKISGTYLESEVSHIKDSAITLSGEWSEHKKYGKTFKFDSIKVNQNHLFFFLNKIVKGFTKKLSAELIEHFGSDGLVEILDSDIERLLEFKGIKEKRLKKIQTSWKKFRSMRKLGEFLSPFDVSQALLTTIATAMREIDEPCTKIKENPYILTSINSIGFKRADELALKMGVKAQDENRISSAMDFTLLNYCEQQGNSCISKDTLFSGLDELLGFNDKNHLYEAALVERVAESSIVIMKNNRVSPSRLYDAEKFLYETITTRAKNDSGGFVKNLDEFLESKELRLAEQQREAVMKINEGAAILFLVGYAGTGKSTTSKTILELLNTRYETKEIMACALSGIASQRIADTTGFESATIQSLLVKYESADKFPFGVILIDEASMINSSLFARLMHKVRKDAIVVVVGDDAQLPPIGAGNVLSDVLTLELAPIVKLTKIYRQSEDQAIRLIANDIRRGIVPAYREKYEDFEFLEVSIQNYYALRSQLSQSKLQELRESNLQAVITEIIHKVVESLQKARYRLNNKQIKEYLNYFQVITPMKGGTLGANNLNKVLQEYFNPNPKKCFKKGGVEFRLMDKVVHTKNENMTSWSGDGFKAGEDSNQRRIFNGMSGLLFKIEEADEQLFVFYPNEDIVVVYEYEEVKAYLMLSYALTIHKVQGMEYDIVVIPMTFSHFIMHNTKLIYTAITRAKHKCIIIGEGAAFESGCKKFEQTARDTVLLEL; encoded by the coding sequence TTGAGAGAGACCATTATCGGGCAGATTGACCGTATACTTTTTGAAGATGATGGATTTTTTATAGCAACACTTAAGAGTAAAGAGAAGATTAGCGGGACCTACTTAGAGAGCGAAGTCTCTCATATAAAAGACTCAGCAATCACGCTTAGTGGTGAGTGGAGTGAACATAAAAAGTATGGTAAGACCTTTAAGTTTGACTCCATCAAGGTTAACCAAAATCATCTCTTTTTCTTTTTAAATAAAATAGTAAAAGGCTTTACAAAAAAACTCTCAGCCGAATTAATAGAGCACTTTGGTAGTGATGGACTTGTAGAGATTTTAGACAGTGATATTGAGAGACTCTTAGAGTTTAAAGGCATTAAAGAGAAACGACTTAAAAAGATTCAGACCTCATGGAAAAAGTTTCGCTCTATGCGTAAACTTGGAGAATTTCTAAGCCCTTTTGATGTATCTCAAGCACTTTTAACTACAATCGCTACTGCCATGAGAGAGATTGATGAGCCTTGCACTAAGATAAAAGAGAATCCTTATATCTTGACTTCTATAAACTCCATAGGCTTTAAAAGAGCTGATGAGTTAGCTTTAAAGATGGGTGTAAAAGCTCAAGATGAGAACCGTATAAGCTCAGCTATGGATTTCACACTTCTAAACTACTGTGAGCAACAAGGAAATAGTTGCATCTCAAAAGATACACTCTTTAGTGGTCTTGATGAACTTTTAGGCTTTAATGATAAAAATCATCTCTATGAAGCGGCTCTGGTTGAGAGGGTGGCAGAGAGTAGCATTGTGATTATGAAGAACAATAGAGTCTCTCCATCAAGACTTTATGATGCTGAAAAATTTCTATATGAGACGATAACCACAAGAGCTAAAAATGATAGCGGGGGCTTTGTAAAAAACTTAGATGAGTTTTTAGAATCAAAAGAGTTAAGACTAGCAGAGCAACAAAGAGAAGCCGTTATGAAGATAAATGAGGGTGCAGCTATACTCTTTTTAGTAGGATATGCAGGAACAGGAAAGAGTACGACTTCAAAGACAATTTTAGAACTTTTAAACACAAGATATGAGACTAAAGAGATAATGGCTTGTGCCTTAAGTGGCATAGCCTCTCAAAGGATTGCAGATACAACAGGTTTTGAGAGTGCTACTATACAGTCACTCTTAGTTAAGTATGAGAGTGCGGATAAGTTCCCTTTTGGAGTTATACTTATAGATGAAGCCTCAATGATAAATTCTTCACTCTTTGCAAGGCTTATGCACAAAGTTCGCAAAGATGCAATAGTTGTAGTTGTTGGGGACGATGCACAACTCCCTCCCATAGGTGCAGGAAACGTTTTAAGTGATGTCTTAACGTTAGAGTTAGCTCCCATAGTTAAGCTTACAAAGATTTATAGACAGAGTGAAGACCAAGCCATCAGGCTTATCGCAAATGACATTAGAAGGGGAATAGTTCCGGCTTATAGAGAAAAATATGAGGATTTTGAGTTTTTAGAAGTTAGCATTCAAAATTACTATGCTCTAAGAAGCCAACTCTCTCAATCTAAGCTTCAAGAGCTAAGAGAATCTAACTTACAAGCAGTTATAACAGAGATAATTCATAAGGTTGTAGAATCCTTGCAAAAAGCAAGATATAGACTAAACAACAAACAGATAAAAGAGTATCTCAACTACTTTCAAGTCATCACTCCCATGAAAGGTGGGACACTAGGAGCTAACAATCTTAACAAGGTTTTACAAGAGTACTTTAATCCAAATCCTAAGAAGTGTTTTAAAAAGGGTGGAGTTGAGTTTCGTCTGATGGATAAGGTAGTTCACACAAAAAATGAAAACATGACTTCATGGAGTGGGGATGGCTTTAAAGCGGGCGAAGACTCAAATCAAAGACGTATCTTTAACGGCATGAGTGGACTACTTTTTAAGATAGAAGAGGCTGATGAACAGTTGTTTGTATTTTATCCAAATGAGGATATAGTTGTAGTTTATGAGTATGAGGAGGTAAAAGCATACTTAATGCTCTCATATGCACTAACCATTCACAAAGTTCAAGGTATGGAGTATGATATAGTTGTTATACCCATGACATTTTCGCACTTTATCATGCACAATACAAAGCTTATATATACAGCCATCACAAGAGCAAAACATAAGTGTATCATCATAGGTGAAGGTGCCGCTTTTGAGAGTGGTTGTAAGAAGTTTGAGCAAACTGCAAGGGATACAGTTTTGCTAGAATTATAA
- a CDS encoding uroporphyrinogen-III synthase translates to MKIEKIISPLDLIYYEYDRKTKTLFYDTDYSNRFIELEFFKITYHLSKQNIKFKVLKDKSIEFTKQKFSLKDKFEKLLKYIEHKKQNIYLLNDVKIKFAKNIPLFEIKYIKQKINFYNYDALIFSSKNGVLAIDSMNKEWRKIPSYAISEQTAKLVKDVGGHLKFAGKTRHGDEFAYELLDELKGKRVLYLRAKEVVSNMLDILKENGIKCDDVVVYENHFKEPKEKKTLPKNSKIIFSSPSTIKYFFKAFSWDDSYRAISIGRTTAKYFPKHINPIIADKTSLKACVNKALETL, encoded by the coding sequence TTGAAGATAGAGAAAATAATTAGCCCGCTAGACTTGATATATTACGAATATGATAGAAAAACAAAGACGCTTTTTTATGATACAGACTACTCAAATAGGTTTATAGAACTAGAATTTTTTAAAATAACTTACCATCTATCTAAGCAAAATATAAAATTTAAAGTATTAAAAGACAAATCCATAGAGTTTACAAAACAGAAATTTTCTCTAAAAGATAAGTTTGAAAAACTTTTAAAATACATAGAACATAAAAAACAAAATATCTACCTACTAAATGATGTGAAGATAAAGTTTGCCAAAAATATTCCACTTTTTGAGATAAAGTATATAAAACAAAAGATAAATTTTTATAATTATGATGCACTTATATTTAGCTCAAAAAATGGCGTTTTAGCCATAGATAGTATGAATAAAGAGTGGAGAAAAATTCCATCATATGCCATCTCAGAGCAAACAGCAAAGCTTGTTAAGGATGTTGGCGGGCATCTTAAATTTGCAGGAAAAACAAGACATGGTGATGAGTTTGCTTATGAGTTACTAGACGAATTAAAAGGTAAGAGAGTCCTATATCTTAGAGCAAAAGAGGTTGTCTCAAATATGTTGGATATACTAAAAGAGAATGGTATAAAGTGTGATGATGTTGTTGTTTATGAAAACCATTTTAAAGAACCAAAAGAGAAAAAGACACTACCGAAAAATTCTAAAATAATTTTTTCTTCACCATCCACTATAAAATACTTTTTTAAAGCCTTTTCATGGGACGACTCTTATAGAGCCATATCTATTGGACGCACCACTGCAAAATATTTCCCTAAGCATATAAACCCCATCATAGCAGATAAAACCTCTCTAAAAGCTTGTGTTAACAAAGCTTTGGAGACGCTTTAG
- the glyQ gene encoding glycine--tRNA ligase subunit alpha — MITFSSMLLKLQEFWMKQGCNIVQPYDIPAGAGTFHPATFLRSLDSQPWSVAYVAPSRRPTDGRYGENPNRLGSYYQFQALIKPSPDNIQELYLKSLEYLGLDVKNHDIRFVEDNWESPTLGAWGLGWEVWLNGMEVTQFTYFQQVGGIECKPVAVELTYGTERLAMYLQGVDNVFDIVWGENEHGKTYYRDVHKESEIEFSKYNFEVADTEMLFADFTAKSKECQRAIEAGLPLPAYDLCMMASNTFNILDARKAISQTERQNYILKIRELSKACAELYKAQEDERIQRVKS; from the coding sequence ATGATAACTTTTAGCTCCATGCTACTAAAACTTCAAGAATTTTGGATGAAACAAGGATGCAATATTGTCCAACCTTATGACATCCCAGCGGGTGCAGGAACCTTTCATCCAGCCACTTTTTTACGCTCACTAGATTCACAACCTTGGTCTGTTGCTTATGTAGCACCATCTCGTCGTCCAACTGATGGAAGATATGGCGAAAATCCAAACAGATTAGGTTCATACTATCAATTTCAAGCACTCATTAAACCATCACCTGACAATATTCAAGAACTCTATTTAAAATCATTAGAGTACTTAGGTCTTGATGTAAAAAATCATGATATCCGTTTTGTAGAAGATAATTGGGAGTCTCCAACGCTTGGTGCTTGGGGACTTGGTTGGGAAGTTTGGCTAAATGGCATGGAAGTGACACAGTTTACTTACTTTCAGCAAGTTGGCGGTATAGAGTGCAAACCTGTTGCAGTTGAACTTACTTATGGAACAGAAAGACTTGCGATGTATCTTCAAGGTGTTGATAATGTTTTTGATATCGTTTGGGGTGAAAATGAGCACGGAAAAACATACTATAGAGATGTTCATAAAGAGAGCGAGATAGAGTTTTCAAAATACAACTTTGAAGTAGCAGATACAGAGATGCTCTTTGCTGACTTTACTGCTAAGAGTAAGGAGTGCCAAAGAGCTATAGAAGCTGGGCTTCCTCTTCCTGCATATGATCTGTGTATGATGGCATCTAACACTTTTAACATCCTAGATGCAAGAAAAGCCATCTCACAAACTGAGAGACAAAACTATATACTAAAGATAAGAGAACTCTCAAAAGCCTGTGCTGAGCTATATAAAGCTCAAGAAGATGAGAGAATACAAAGAGTGAAGAGTTAG